The proteins below come from a single Fodinicola acaciae genomic window:
- a CDS encoding glycosyl hydrolase family 8 encodes MKIIGALALSLVLLPAGATHAAPAEVTVPFGSHQRPYVSGTLKPTGDQAAIDQTVITRYNQWKSAFLKHNCGNGWVETYSPDADHPYVAEGQGYGMVITALMAGADPDAKANFDGMVKFVLAHPSVNNHNLLAAEQNSSCRSVDGSDSATDGDLDVAYGLLLADVQWGSGGTYNYKDLAVKHINAIKASEVNSSTHLMLLGDWSDSGESHHNITRSSDFLIDHFRAFRKATGDSAWDTIRAAHQKLITSQQAKYAPNTGLLADFIVNTNTTPKPASGQVLEGPHDGDYSWNACRDPWRIGSDAVTSGDSASAASARKLNSWIKSKTSGNANSIQTGYKLSGSVSESGSDMAYTAPFAVAALTDAGSQAWLDALWHKLATTSIDSSLYYGGSVQLQSMIVVSGNYWVP; translated from the coding sequence ATGAAAATCATCGGAGCACTCGCGCTCAGCCTGGTCCTGCTGCCGGCCGGCGCGACGCACGCGGCCCCGGCCGAGGTCACGGTGCCGTTTGGCAGTCACCAACGGCCATACGTCTCCGGGACGCTCAAGCCGACCGGCGACCAGGCGGCCATCGACCAGACCGTGATCACTCGCTACAACCAGTGGAAGTCCGCGTTTCTCAAGCACAACTGTGGAAACGGCTGGGTCGAGACGTACTCGCCGGACGCCGACCATCCATACGTCGCCGAGGGCCAGGGTTACGGCATGGTGATCACCGCGCTGATGGCCGGCGCGGATCCGGACGCCAAAGCCAACTTCGACGGCATGGTCAAGTTCGTGCTGGCGCATCCGTCGGTGAACAACCACAATCTGCTGGCCGCCGAACAGAACAGCTCGTGCCGCAGTGTCGACGGCTCCGACTCGGCGACCGACGGCGACCTCGACGTGGCCTATGGCCTGCTGCTGGCCGATGTGCAGTGGGGAAGCGGAGGGACTTACAACTACAAGGATCTGGCCGTCAAACACATCAACGCGATCAAGGCGAGCGAGGTCAACTCGTCCACGCATCTCATGTTGCTCGGCGACTGGTCCGACTCCGGCGAGTCGCATCACAACATCACGCGATCGTCGGATTTCCTGATCGACCACTTCCGCGCCTTCCGGAAGGCGACCGGCGACAGCGCCTGGGACACGATCCGCGCGGCACACCAGAAACTGATCACCTCGCAGCAGGCGAAGTACGCGCCGAACACCGGACTGCTGGCCGATTTCATCGTCAACACCAACACAACTCCGAAGCCGGCCTCCGGCCAGGTGCTGGAGGGACCGCACGACGGCGACTACTCGTGGAACGCCTGCCGTGATCCGTGGCGGATCGGCTCCGACGCGGTCACCAGTGGTGACAGCGCTTCCGCCGCGTCCGCGCGAAAACTCAACAGCTGGATCAAAAGCAAGACCAGTGGCAACGCCAACTCGATCCAGACCGGCTACAAGCTCAGCGGCTCGGTTTCCGAGAGTGGCTCGGACATGGCCTACACCGCACCGTTCGCGGTGGCCGCGCTGACCGACGCCGGCTCGCAGGCCTGGCTGGACGCGCTGTGGCACAAGCTGGCGACCACGTCGATCGACTCTTCGCTCTATTACGGCGGAAGCGTGCAGCTCCAGTCGATGATCGTCGTCTCAGGCAACTACTGGGTCCCCTGA
- a CDS encoding PQQ-dependent sugar dehydrogenase: MRRLARIAAVSVAALTAAGLSAPATAAPTRYEAEAGSFAQAVVESNHQGFSGAGFVNTDNVAGAYVQFAVNAASAGTATVTIGYSNGTTVNRPGDVAVNGVVVSANRAFAGTGSWDTWATSTLSVPVKAGANTVRLTSTTAEGLPNLDYLDVEAAAQSADYQAEDATISQGTVANNHAGFTGSGFVDYTNIAGSYVQFTVNAAAAGSSSLTFRYANGTTVDRPMDISVNGTVVSSGLSFPGTTNWDTWATKAVNARLNAGNNTIRATATTANGGPNLDRLTVSGAADSQPPTTPGTTSCSDIGENQLTLHWGAATDNVGVVAYDIYEHGNKLAEAAGNATSQVLNGLTPNTTYTLAVTARDAAGNASPATTPLQCKTLPSSDTTPPSAPENLAHSNVTANSVKLTWSASTDNRGVTSYDVRSGTTVYQTVTGNPPATSTTLTGLACNSPYSLNVVAHDAAGNVSAQSNADSFTTQSCSTDGGVPSSITTISTGWSIPWGTYWMPDGQTALVTERDSFKVFKVTPSGAKTQVGSVPNAVTTNGEGGLLGVAVDPAWSTNHYVYFMHTASEGNRIVRMTYDGASLSGYKILLQGIKKNQYHNGGRLLFGPDGYLYASTGEAQTPDLAQDKNSLNGKILRLTTDGKPAPGNPFGNYVYSYGHRNPQGLAFDRNGRLWEAEFGNSKYDELNLIKPGANYGWPTCEGNCGTTGMTNPKATWPVSQASPSGIAIVRNVVYMAALRGERMWRIPINGDSESVGTPTAYYVGTYGRLRTVTKVPGADQLWLSTTNADNNGNQPDGSDKIFRVTIA; this comes from the coding sequence ATGAGAAGACTCGCCAGAATCGCGGCCGTGTCGGTCGCCGCGCTGACCGCCGCGGGGTTGTCGGCGCCGGCGACGGCGGCGCCGACCCGGTATGAGGCGGAGGCCGGCAGTTTCGCTCAGGCGGTGGTGGAATCCAACCACCAGGGCTTCTCCGGCGCCGGTTTTGTCAACACCGACAACGTCGCCGGCGCGTACGTCCAGTTCGCGGTCAACGCCGCCTCCGCCGGCACGGCGACCGTCACCATCGGATATTCCAACGGCACCACGGTCAACCGGCCCGGTGACGTCGCGGTCAACGGCGTCGTCGTCTCGGCCAACCGGGCGTTCGCCGGCACCGGGAGCTGGGACACCTGGGCCACCTCCACGCTCTCGGTGCCGGTGAAGGCCGGCGCCAACACCGTACGACTGACCTCGACCACCGCCGAAGGCCTGCCAAACCTGGACTATCTCGATGTCGAGGCGGCCGCGCAGAGCGCCGACTACCAGGCCGAAGACGCGACGATCTCGCAGGGCACGGTGGCCAACAACCACGCCGGCTTCACCGGATCCGGCTTCGTCGACTACACCAACATCGCCGGATCGTACGTACAGTTCACTGTGAACGCGGCGGCGGCCGGCAGCTCGTCGCTGACTTTCCGTTACGCCAACGGCACGACGGTCGACCGACCGATGGACATCAGCGTCAACGGCACCGTCGTCTCGTCCGGCCTTTCCTTCCCTGGCACGACAAACTGGGACACCTGGGCCACCAAGGCGGTCAACGCGCGGCTGAACGCCGGCAACAACACGATCAGGGCGACCGCGACGACCGCCAACGGGGGCCCCAACCTCGACAGGCTGACCGTCAGCGGCGCCGCCGACAGCCAGCCGCCGACCACGCCCGGCACGACTTCCTGTTCGGACATCGGCGAAAACCAGCTGACGCTGCACTGGGGTGCCGCCACCGACAACGTCGGTGTGGTCGCGTACGACATCTACGAGCACGGCAACAAACTGGCCGAGGCGGCCGGAAACGCGACCTCGCAGGTGCTCAACGGCCTGACACCGAACACGACTTACACGCTCGCGGTGACCGCACGCGACGCGGCCGGCAACGCCTCGCCGGCCACCACTCCGTTGCAGTGCAAGACACTTCCGAGCAGCGACACCACACCGCCGAGCGCGCCGGAAAACCTGGCGCATTCCAACGTCACCGCCAACAGTGTCAAGCTGACCTGGTCGGCGTCGACGGACAACCGCGGTGTCACGTCTTACGACGTACGCAGCGGGACCACGGTTTACCAGACGGTGACCGGAAATCCGCCGGCGACCTCCACCACGCTGACCGGTTTGGCGTGCAACAGTCCATATTCGCTCAACGTCGTCGCGCACGACGCGGCCGGCAACGTGTCGGCGCAGAGCAACGCGGACTCGTTCACCACACAGTCGTGCAGCACCGACGGCGGCGTGCCGTCGTCGATCACCACGATCTCCACCGGCTGGTCGATCCCGTGGGGGACCTACTGGATGCCGGACGGCCAGACCGCGCTGGTCACCGAGCGGGACAGCTTCAAGGTGTTCAAAGTGACGCCGTCCGGCGCGAAAACGCAGGTGGGATCGGTCCCCAACGCGGTCACCACCAACGGGGAAGGCGGCCTGCTCGGGGTCGCGGTCGACCCGGCCTGGTCGACCAACCATTACGTCTATTTCATGCACACCGCGTCCGAAGGCAACCGGATCGTACGCATGACCTACGACGGTGCGTCGTTGTCGGGCTACAAGATTTTGTTGCAGGGGATCAAGAAGAACCAGTATCACAATGGCGGCCGGCTGCTTTTCGGGCCGGACGGCTATCTTTACGCCAGCACCGGCGAGGCCCAGACGCCGGATCTGGCGCAGGACAAGAACTCGCTGAACGGCAAGATCCTGCGGCTGACCACTGACGGCAAGCCGGCTCCCGGCAACCCGTTCGGCAATTACGTCTACAGCTATGGTCACCGCAATCCGCAGGGTCTGGCCTTCGACCGCAACGGCCGGCTGTGGGAGGCCGAGTTCGGCAACTCGAAATACGACGAGCTCAACCTGATCAAGCCGGGCGCCAACTACGGATGGCCGACCTGCGAAGGAAACTGCGGCACCACCGGCATGACGAACCCGAAGGCGACCTGGCCGGTGTCGCAGGCCTCGCCGAGCGGAATCGCGATCGTCCGCAACGTCGTCTACATGGCGGCTCTGCGCGGCGAGCGGATGTGGCGGATCCCGATCAACGGTGACTCGGAAAGTGTCGGCACGCCAACGGCGTACTACGTCGGCACGTACGGGCGGCTGCGTACGGTCACCAAGGTCCCCGGTGCCGACCAGTTGTGGCTGTCGACGACGAACGCCGACAACAATGGCAACCAACCCGACGGCTCCGACAAGATTTTCCGGGTGACCATCGCATAA
- a CDS encoding fibronectin type III domain-containing protein, which translates to METPARKLVATSERSPARGWRRLAAPLVAAVASLGMVAAAVSGTSQSVSQMRFKPTGHWVYNAAQQVAFHVDGATGNVDASMPIASERGTQVVQDDTHGYVAGRDRITRFGKSNLKVEGSVTPPSDETPLPIEATGGPYLVYRQSGKIVRLGAASQVVAAGGPIATPVVLADGTMWLLRKDTGLLCALARTAARPSACPARLPSGHTGALTTVAAQPYVLDTADGLLRPVGNSGLGTGKPVGVPVSPTVELAPADADGRLPILDAAHHSLYLVETRSSRQPVRVALEPGDYDGPLSSGPLVALVNKTTGTVVTYDSHGNRKDARKIPPSDGTPAISRGADGRIYVQNGAGTHLLVVGEDGGVMDAPVTSGPEPTPSQTPSPSPSPSPSPSSSPSPMREPPAAPASAPGAPAGVTATAGSGSATVRWNAARENRAAIDGYVVTWHASSGATGSRVVSGDTRKTTVSGLGNGVTYTFSVAARNRVGTGPAASADPVTPMTAAAAPGGLTATLSGNSVQLSWSAPDLRGGTLVRYQVAATGRPTQSTTGRGASFSGLPKGSRVTFTVRAITRSPDGRALTGAAASRSVSIPAQTVSVSRGPHNCDSQYPQEHCYRMHVVMRGFAPDTHYEIKPHSTDADYSNEGSGQTTDSSGYVDFDAFEYYGTGNDVWVTVETSDGTVIATSNRMLWP; encoded by the coding sequence GTGGAGACTCCAGCACGCAAGCTCGTCGCGACCAGCGAGCGGTCGCCGGCGCGCGGTTGGCGACGGCTCGCGGCGCCGCTGGTCGCCGCGGTGGCGAGCCTCGGCATGGTCGCGGCGGCGGTGAGCGGCACGTCGCAGTCGGTGTCGCAGATGCGTTTCAAGCCGACCGGACATTGGGTCTACAACGCCGCCCAGCAGGTCGCCTTCCACGTCGACGGCGCGACTGGCAACGTCGACGCGAGCATGCCGATCGCCAGCGAGCGCGGCACGCAGGTCGTGCAGGACGACACGCACGGCTATGTCGCCGGCCGCGACCGGATCACCAGGTTTGGCAAGTCGAATCTCAAGGTCGAAGGCTCGGTCACGCCGCCTTCCGACGAGACGCCGCTGCCGATCGAGGCGACCGGTGGACCGTATCTTGTCTATCGACAGTCCGGAAAAATCGTACGTCTCGGTGCGGCCAGCCAGGTTGTCGCCGCGGGAGGACCGATTGCCACGCCGGTGGTGCTGGCCGACGGCACGATGTGGTTGCTGCGCAAGGACACCGGGCTGTTGTGCGCGCTGGCGCGTACGGCCGCGCGGCCGTCGGCCTGCCCGGCACGGCTGCCGTCCGGTCACACCGGTGCGCTGACGACCGTCGCGGCACAACCGTACGTCCTGGACACCGCCGACGGACTGCTGCGACCGGTCGGAAACAGCGGGCTGGGCACCGGAAAACCGGTCGGCGTACCGGTCTCACCGACCGTGGAGCTGGCGCCGGCCGACGCCGACGGCCGGCTGCCGATCCTGGACGCCGCGCACCATTCCCTTTATCTGGTGGAAACCCGGTCGTCCCGGCAGCCGGTACGGGTCGCGTTGGAGCCCGGCGACTATGACGGTCCGCTGTCCAGCGGTCCGTTGGTGGCGCTGGTCAACAAGACGACCGGCACGGTCGTCACCTACGACAGCCACGGAAATCGCAAGGACGCCAGGAAAATCCCGCCGAGCGACGGCACGCCAGCGATCAGCCGCGGCGCGGATGGCAGGATCTACGTGCAAAACGGCGCCGGCACGCATCTGCTGGTCGTCGGCGAGGACGGTGGTGTCATGGACGCGCCGGTCACCTCCGGTCCGGAACCGACGCCTTCCCAGACCCCATCTCCATCTCCATCTCCATCCCCGTCGCCGTCTTCCTCGCCATCGCCGATGCGGGAACCGCCGGCCGCGCCGGCCAGCGCGCCAGGCGCACCGGCCGGTGTCACAGCGACCGCCGGATCCGGCAGCGCCACCGTACGGTGGAATGCCGCGCGTGAAAACCGTGCCGCCATCGACGGATACGTTGTCACCTGGCATGCGTCATCAGGCGCGACCGGATCACGCGTTGTCTCTGGCGACACGCGAAAAACGACGGTCTCGGGCCTCGGCAACGGTGTGACCTACACCTTCAGCGTGGCGGCGCGCAATCGCGTCGGCACCGGGCCGGCGGCCTCCGCCGACCCGGTCACTCCGATGACCGCGGCCGCCGCGCCTGGCGGGCTCACCGCCACACTTTCCGGCAACAGCGTGCAACTCAGTTGGTCGGCCCCGGACCTGCGCGGCGGCACGCTGGTGCGCTACCAGGTCGCCGCGACCGGACGGCCGACACAGTCGACCACCGGCCGCGGCGCGAGTTTTTCCGGACTTCCCAAAGGAAGCCGGGTGACCTTCACGGTGCGCGCGATCACCCGGTCGCCGGACGGTCGCGCGCTCACCGGCGCGGCGGCGAGCCGCAGTGTCAGCATTCCGGCGCAGACGGTCTCGGTGAGCCGCGGTCCACACAACTGCGATTCCCAGTATCCGCAGGAACATTGTTATCGGATGCACGTCGTGATGCGCGGGTTCGCGCCGGACACCCACTACGAGATCAAACCACATTCCACGGATGCCGACTACAGCAACGAAGGCTCCGGGCAGACCACCGACTCCAGCGGTTACGTGGACTTCGACGCGTTCGAGTATTACGGCACCGGCAATGACGTCTGGGTCACGGTCGAAACCTCGGACGGCACGGTCATCGCCACCTCCAACCGCATGCTCTGGCCGTAG